The proteins below come from a single Phycisphaerae bacterium genomic window:
- the infC gene encoding translation initiation factor IF-3 yields the protein MAQAHRCNEQIRISPIRVIDENNNQLGVISTDDALSRARAAGMDLVEVAPTERPPVCRIMDYGKFKYAQKKRKQKTHEQKLKEIRLHPDIGQHDRDIKMKQAQGFVEEGDKVQFTMIFRGRERFHQELGFQMFNGIIAMMGDKVKVERPPRSEGRRLIMILAPVKKA from the coding sequence ATCGCTCAAGCCCATCGCTGCAACGAACAGATCCGGATCTCGCCGATTCGCGTGATCGACGAGAACAACAACCAGTTGGGGGTGATATCGACCGACGACGCCTTGTCCCGCGCCCGAGCCGCGGGAATGGACCTCGTCGAGGTCGCCCCGACCGAACGCCCGCCGGTCTGCCGGATCATGGACTACGGCAAGTTCAAGTACGCCCAGAAGAAGCGCAAGCAGAAGACCCACGAACAGAAACTCAAGGAAATCCGTCTGCATCCGGACATCGGCCAGCACGACCGTGACATCAAGATGAAACAGGCCCAGGGCTTCGTGGAGGAGGGGGACAAGGTCCAGTTCACGATGATCTTCCGGGGTCGCGAGCGTTTCCACCAGGAACTGGGCTTCCAGATGTTCAACGGCATCATTGCCATGATGGGCGACAAGGTCAAAGTGGAGCGCCCGCCGCGGAGCGAAGGCCGGCGGCTCATCATGATTCTGGCCCCGGTCAAGAAAGCCTGA
- a CDS encoding threonine--tRNA ligase yields MPLVTLPDDNTLDVPSGSTVADVAARIGPRLAKAAIAGKIDDQVVDLNRAIDRDCRLEILTPSAENADSLEVIRHSAAHVMAEAICALFPQTKLVYGPAIENGFYYDIDLDRPISPDDFEAIEARMAEIVKADRPFTRYAMNREEGLNRLRAEGNRYKIDNAERAEGELSFYMTGTEQGRCFEDLCRGPHLPSTGRIGAFKIMQVSGAYYRGDQSEKQLQRVYGTAWPTPKDQARYLAQLEEARKRDHRRIGQELGLFTIDPLVGSGLVLWKPKGAIVRHELECFIRTELIRTGYQMVYTPQIGKLSLYRTSGHFPYYKDSQFPPLYESELARKLSELWEATVARGDAEGLSPDEQRLLGEIETLSPETARRLTEKKLQNGPGMKQYNQQLVRDLLSENDGYLLRPMNCPHHIRIYASEPRSYRDLPVRLAEFGTVYRYEASGELSGMTRVRGFTQDDAHLFCRPDQLLEEITGCVNLTRKVLDLLKLGNYRVRVSLREPASDKYVGSDENWALSEAAIRQAVQASGMKYTEEIGEAAFYGPKIDFVVKDCLEREWQLGTVQVDYNLPERFDLSYVGSDNTPHRPVMIHRAPFGAFERFVAILIEHFAGAFPIWLAPVQVYVASISEKSADYAGQVRGRLEAAGLRTILDVSAEKIGPKKHEARKNKIPYILVVGEKEASEGTVNVNDRTGKTIGTEPLDAFIARCREEVETRAVSL; encoded by the coding sequence ATGCCTCTCGTAACTCTTCCCGACGACAACACGCTCGACGTGCCATCCGGCAGCACTGTCGCCGATGTGGCCGCTCGCATCGGTCCTCGTCTGGCCAAGGCCGCCATCGCCGGCAAGATCGACGACCAGGTGGTCGATCTGAACCGAGCCATCGACCGCGACTGCCGGCTCGAGATTCTCACGCCCAGCGCCGAAAACGCCGACAGCCTCGAGGTCATTCGCCATAGCGCCGCCCACGTGATGGCCGAGGCGATCTGCGCCCTGTTCCCCCAGACCAAGTTGGTCTATGGCCCAGCCATCGAGAACGGCTTTTACTACGACATCGATCTCGACCGGCCGATCAGCCCCGACGATTTCGAGGCGATCGAGGCCAGGATGGCCGAGATCGTGAAAGCCGACCGCCCGTTCACCCGCTACGCGATGAACCGCGAAGAAGGTTTGAACCGTCTTCGGGCCGAGGGCAATCGCTACAAGATCGACAATGCCGAGCGAGCCGAGGGCGAGCTGAGTTTCTACATGACCGGCACCGAGCAGGGTCGGTGTTTCGAGGATCTGTGCCGCGGTCCTCATCTGCCCAGTACGGGTCGGATCGGGGCCTTCAAGATTATGCAGGTCAGCGGGGCCTATTACCGCGGCGATCAGAGCGAGAAACAGCTCCAACGGGTCTACGGCACCGCTTGGCCAACGCCCAAGGACCAGGCCAGGTATCTCGCCCAGCTGGAGGAGGCCAGGAAACGCGACCACCGCCGTATTGGCCAGGAACTGGGTCTGTTCACCATCGACCCGCTGGTCGGCAGCGGCCTGGTCCTCTGGAAGCCGAAGGGGGCCATCGTTCGCCATGAGCTGGAGTGCTTCATCCGCACCGAACTGATCCGCACCGGCTATCAGATGGTCTACACACCCCAGATTGGGAAGCTCAGCCTGTACAGAACCAGCGGACACTTCCCGTACTACAAGGACAGCCAGTTCCCGCCACTCTACGAGAGCGAACTGGCCCGCAAGTTGAGCGAGCTGTGGGAGGCAACCGTCGCCCGGGGCGACGCCGAGGGCCTCAGCCCCGACGAGCAGCGCCTCCTCGGCGAGATCGAAACCCTGTCGCCCGAGACCGCCCGGCGGCTCACCGAGAAGAAACTCCAGAACGGCCCGGGCATGAAACAGTACAACCAGCAGCTGGTTCGAGATCTGCTCAGCGAGAACGACGGCTATCTGCTGCGGCCCATGAACTGCCCCCACCACATCCGCATCTACGCCTCCGAGCCGCGCAGCTACCGCGATCTCCCCGTCCGGCTGGCAGAGTTCGGCACCGTCTACCGCTACGAGGCCAGCGGCGAACTGTCCGGCATGACCCGGGTGCGAGGGTTCACCCAGGACGACGCCCACCTCTTCTGTCGCCCGGATCAACTGCTCGAGGAGATCACCGGCTGCGTCAATCTGACGCGTAAAGTATTGGATTTACTGAAGTTAGGAAACTACCGGGTGCGGGTCAGTCTGCGCGAGCCGGCCAGCGATAAGTACGTCGGCAGCGACGAGAACTGGGCCTTGTCGGAAGCGGCCATCCGCCAGGCGGTCCAGGCCAGCGGGATGAAGTACACCGAAGAGATCGGCGAAGCGGCTTTCTACGGCCCCAAGATCGACTTCGTGGTGAAGGATTGCCTGGAGCGGGAATGGCAGTTGGGGACCGTCCAGGTGGACTACAATCTCCCCGAGCGGTTTGACCTGTCCTACGTCGGATCGGACAATACACCGCATCGGCCGGTGATGATCCATCGAGCCCCCTTCGGGGCCTTCGAGCGGTTCGTGGCCATCCTGATCGAGCATTTCGCCGGTGCCTTCCCGATCTGGCTGGCCCCGGTACAGGTGTATGTGGCCTCGATCAGCGAGAAGAGCGCCGACTACGCCGGGCAGGTGCGCGGCCGGTTGGAGGCCGCCGGTCTGCGGACCATCCTGGACGTCTCCGCGGAGAAGATCGGACCCAAGAAGCACGAGGCCCGCAAGAACAAGATCCCTTATATTCTTGTGGTCGGCGAGAAAGAAGCGTCTGAGGGAACCGTGAACGTGAACGATCGCACGGGCAAGACCATCGGCACCGAGCCTCTCGATGCGTTCATCGCCCGCTGCCGGGAAGAAGTCGAGACGCGCGCCGTCTCGTTGTAG
- a CDS encoding PEP-CTERM sorting domain-containing protein, with amino-acid sequence MRGVGWKQVAAVATVLLCAGLPAAWGSSVGINFTDSGDENLGAAESAGAPGYAQVNWNNLGRWGQGVAVNGSDGAASGITVTWDSNNTWRLGIGFGTPDYKLMNGYVDATGVANLDTAVPYNFWDNANKPEVCARGVSAWLAAQGAPSYNVVVYTDGDETSGRVSEYWLQEPGDSNDPPTALGGILTPQVFVKDVINFSGTYIQAPLSANSADTAAEANMIVFTGLTADSFILKTEEISGSALRATINGMQIVAVPEPASIGLFLLAAMGLLARRRAA; translated from the coding sequence ATGAGAGGAGTAGGATGGAAGCAAGTTGCCGCCGTGGCAACCGTCCTGTTGTGCGCGGGCTTGCCTGCGGCGTGGGGTTCCAGCGTCGGTATCAACTTCACGGATTCAGGTGACGAGAACCTGGGTGCGGCGGAATCCGCCGGCGCTCCGGGCTATGCTCAGGTCAACTGGAACAACCTGGGTCGATGGGGCCAGGGTGTCGCGGTGAATGGCAGCGATGGCGCCGCCAGCGGTATCACCGTGACCTGGGACTCCAATAACACTTGGCGTTTGGGCATCGGCTTCGGTACCCCCGACTACAAGCTGATGAACGGCTATGTCGATGCCACCGGCGTGGCCAACCTCGACACCGCCGTTCCCTACAATTTCTGGGACAATGCGAATAAGCCGGAAGTCTGTGCCCGAGGCGTCAGCGCATGGCTCGCGGCTCAGGGCGCACCGAGCTACAACGTCGTCGTTTACACCGATGGCGACGAAACCTCCGGCCGAGTCTCCGAGTACTGGCTGCAAGAGCCTGGCGACAGCAACGATCCGCCGACGGCGCTGGGTGGCATCCTGACTCCCCAGGTGTTCGTCAAGGATGTGATCAACTTCTCGGGTACCTATATCCAGGCTCCGCTGTCGGCCAATTCCGCGGACACCGCGGCCGAAGCCAACATGATCGTGTTTACCGGCCTGACCGCCGATAGCTTCATCCTGAAGACCGAGGAGATCAGCGGTAGCGCCCTCCGGGCGACGATCAACGGCATGCAGATCGTGGCCGTCCCCGAGCCTGCCAGTATTGGGCTCTTTTTGCTGGCTGCCATGGGCCTGCTGGCCCGCCGACGCGCCGCCTGA
- a CDS encoding glycosidase — protein MASTSFSQRLQKLLATHQELIDRPNERLPESNGVFERYRYPVLTAKHAPIFWRYDLDPTTNPHLMERQGINAVFNPGAIDLNGRICLMARVEGVDRKSFFAVAESPSGIDQFRFWDYPVVLPETDEPDINVYDMRLVQHQDGWVYGLFCTERKDPNAPRGDLSSAIAQCGIARTRDLKSWQRLPDLKTRSPQQRNVVLHPEFVDGKYAFYTRPQDGFIDAGSGGGIGWALADSVENARLGPEKIVQDRKYHTINEVKNGLGPAPLKTPAGWLQLAHGVRHTAAGLRYVLYAFMTALDDPSHLIHEPAGYLLAPSGMERVGDVSNVTFSNGWVAKPDGRLFIYYASSDTRCHVATTTLERLVDYCKNTPPDPLRSYACVQQRIELIRRNLAMMNSVSRGV, from the coding sequence ATGGCATCCACGTCATTCAGCCAACGCCTGCAAAAACTCCTGGCCACTCACCAGGAACTCATCGACCGGCCCAACGAGAGGTTGCCTGAAAGCAACGGCGTCTTCGAGCGGTACAGGTATCCGGTCCTCACCGCCAAGCATGCCCCGATCTTCTGGCGATACGATCTCGACCCGACAACCAACCCCCACCTCATGGAGCGACAGGGCATCAACGCCGTGTTCAATCCCGGCGCCATCGATTTGAACGGCAGAATCTGCCTCATGGCCCGCGTCGAAGGCGTCGATCGCAAGAGCTTCTTCGCCGTCGCCGAAAGCCCCAGCGGGATCGATCAATTCCGCTTCTGGGACTACCCCGTCGTCCTTCCCGAGACGGACGAGCCGGATATCAACGTCTACGACATGAGACTCGTCCAGCACCAGGACGGATGGGTCTACGGCCTGTTCTGTACCGAACGCAAGGACCCCAACGCGCCACGCGGCGACCTGTCATCCGCCATTGCCCAGTGCGGCATCGCCCGAACCAGGGACCTCAAGAGCTGGCAACGACTGCCCGACCTCAAGACCCGCTCCCCCCAGCAACGCAACGTCGTTCTTCACCCCGAATTCGTCGACGGCAAGTACGCCTTCTACACGCGCCCCCAGGACGGCTTCATCGATGCCGGCTCGGGCGGCGGCATCGGCTGGGCCTTGGCCGACAGCGTCGAGAACGCCCGCCTCGGGCCCGAGAAGATCGTCCAGGATCGCAAGTACCATACCATCAACGAGGTAAAGAACGGCCTGGGCCCCGCACCCCTGAAAACACCCGCCGGCTGGTTGCAGCTGGCGCACGGTGTACGCCACACCGCCGCCGGCCTGCGCTACGTCCTCTACGCGTTCATGACCGCTCTCGACGACCCCAGCCACCTCATCCATGAGCCTGCCGGCTACCTGCTCGCCCCCTCCGGCATGGAACGCGTCGGCGATGTCTCCAACGTGACCTTCTCCAACGGCTGGGTCGCCAAACCCGACGGCCGCCTGTTCATCTACTACGCGTCCAGCGATACCCGCTGCCACGTGGCCACCACCACCCTCGAGCGGCTCGTCGACTACTGCAAGAACACGCCACCCGATCCACTTCGCTCCTACGCCTGCGTCCAGCAGCGGATCGAGTTGATTCGCCGCAACCTCGCGATGATGAACTCGGTCAGCCGTGGGGTGTGA
- a CDS encoding AGE family epimerase/isomerase, translating to MAALTEEALAADIRRELLGNILPFWRLRTVDERHGGFIAEMSNDLQVSEAAAKGLILNARILWAFAAASRRLGQPEDRRLARRACDYLEQHLFDPEYGGYFWELEPDHRVRDDKKKIYGQAFCLYALSEYHLAFGEPQALHRAIDGFTRIEAGSHDPRNGGYLEVVNRDWTPCPDMRLSHKDMNAAKSMNNHLHLLEGYTNLYRVWPDATLALRLRELIDLFANRILNADQTHFQHFFDIYWRPLSDTYTFGHDIEGSWLLCEAAKVLGDERLLADVRATAVRLARAVLSEGLDHDGGLLYEGRDGQIIDANKEWWPQSEAVVGFYNAWQLTGEPPFREAAARCWQFIQDKIVDHRYGEWFWRVSRTGVPDLSMPKVSIWKCPYHNGRCCLEMLERLETHPA from the coding sequence ATGGCCGCGCTGACTGAAGAGGCCCTCGCCGCCGACATCCGGCGGGAACTGCTGGGCAACATCCTCCCGTTCTGGCGGCTCCGTACCGTGGATGAGCGGCACGGGGGCTTCATCGCCGAGATGTCCAACGACCTGCAGGTCAGCGAAGCCGCTGCCAAGGGCCTGATCCTCAACGCCAGAATCCTCTGGGCCTTCGCAGCCGCCTCGCGTCGCCTGGGGCAGCCAGAAGACCGCAGGCTCGCCCGCCGAGCCTGCGATTACCTCGAACAGCATCTCTTCGACCCCGAATATGGCGGCTATTTCTGGGAACTCGAGCCGGACCATCGGGTCCGCGACGATAAGAAGAAGATCTACGGCCAGGCGTTTTGCCTCTATGCGCTCAGCGAGTACCACCTCGCCTTCGGCGAGCCACAGGCCCTGCACCGGGCCATCGACGGCTTCACACGCATCGAGGCGGGCAGCCACGACCCTCGGAACGGCGGCTACCTCGAAGTCGTCAACCGGGACTGGACACCGTGCCCGGACATGCGGCTCAGCCACAAGGACATGAACGCCGCCAAGTCAATGAACAACCACCTTCATCTCCTCGAAGGCTACACCAACCTGTACCGCGTCTGGCCGGATGCGACCCTCGCCCTCCGCCTGCGCGAGTTGATCGACCTGTTCGCCAACCGCATCCTCAATGCCGATCAAACCCACTTTCAGCACTTCTTCGACATCTACTGGCGCCCGCTCTCCGACACCTACACCTTCGGTCACGACATCGAGGGCAGCTGGCTGCTGTGTGAGGCGGCAAAGGTACTCGGCGACGAGCGGCTGCTGGCTGACGTCCGAGCAACCGCGGTACGCCTCGCCCGGGCAGTGCTCAGCGAAGGGCTCGACCACGACGGCGGACTGCTCTACGAGGGCCGCGACGGCCAGATCATCGACGCCAACAAGGAGTGGTGGCCGCAGTCCGAGGCGGTCGTTGGCTTCTACAACGCCTGGCAGTTGACCGGCGAGCCGCCCTTCCGCGAGGCCGCGGCCCGGTGCTGGCAATTCATCCAGGATAAGATCGTCGATCATCGCTACGGCGAGTGGTTCTGGCGCGTGAGCCGCACCGGTGTGCCCGACCTATCCATGCCCAAAGTCTCAATCTGGAAGTGCCCATACCACAACGGGCGATGCTGTCTCGAAATGCTCGAACGACTCGAAACGCATCCCGCGTAG
- a CDS encoding cellulase family glycosylhydrolase codes for MKRALLGWMGLAVFLWGGGCSMAPPRGSEPFAHFVRRDGDRLLDGDREFRFVSFNIPNLHYVEDDMRFDQVMPFRLPDAFEIEDALGSIAQLGGQVVRMYALSVKKPDDPADIPRYILGPGQFNEQAFVILDQVLAAANRHRVRVIIPFIDQWVWWGGTGELAGFRGKKGDEFFTDPQLIEDYKSIVTAVVNRRNTITGLRYRDDKAILAWETGNELKAPENWTRIAAAHIKSVDPNHLVIDGAGYGTLPQSSLKDPNVDFVQTHHYEPDPRQVVKRITANSDLARGHKPYHVGEFGFLSTEALRSIIDTVIERKIAGALLWSLRCRSRDGGFYWHHEPLGGDFFKAYHWPGFASGERYDERGLMSLLRTKAFEIRGLTPPPLPAPAAPRLLTVDNGGMISWQGSVGAASYDVERAPALLGPWKTIATDVSEADVQYRPLDVDYSARPGESYHYRILARNHSGTSEPSNTVGPVKIDHQTLVDEFRNDSRIYLKQGKVQFRENEARKFKEDCHRLAGERDSGVVYRAADGIRMVRLFVYTLADQQDVTVAFSKDGTNFEPAELAVTRTTTYGGSLYGFMQSALYSAKGGGADSRYVKVTFRTEAQIGRVEIEHGRAD; via the coding sequence ATGAAACGAGCATTGCTGGGCTGGATGGGTCTGGCCGTGTTCTTGTGGGGCGGAGGGTGCTCAATGGCTCCACCCAGAGGCAGCGAGCCGTTTGCCCATTTCGTTCGCCGGGATGGCGATCGGCTCCTGGACGGCGACCGCGAGTTCCGGTTCGTCTCCTTCAATATCCCGAACCTCCACTACGTCGAGGATGACATGCGCTTCGACCAGGTCATGCCCTTCCGCCTGCCCGATGCGTTCGAAATCGAGGACGCTTTGGGCTCGATCGCCCAGCTGGGCGGGCAGGTCGTGCGCATGTACGCCCTTTCAGTGAAGAAACCCGACGACCCCGCGGATATCCCACGATACATCCTCGGCCCCGGCCAATTCAACGAGCAAGCCTTCGTCATACTGGACCAGGTGCTGGCCGCCGCCAACCGTCATCGTGTCCGCGTCATCATCCCGTTCATCGATCAGTGGGTCTGGTGGGGCGGCACCGGCGAACTGGCCGGCTTCCGCGGAAAGAAAGGTGATGAGTTCTTCACCGATCCTCAGCTCATCGAGGACTACAAGAGCATCGTCACCGCCGTGGTCAACCGCAGAAACACCATCACCGGACTCCGCTATCGCGACGACAAGGCTATCCTGGCCTGGGAAACGGGTAACGAGCTCAAGGCCCCGGAAAACTGGACCCGGATCGCGGCCGCCCACATCAAGAGCGTCGACCCGAACCACCTGGTCATCGACGGGGCGGGCTACGGCACCCTCCCCCAGAGCTCTCTGAAGGATCCCAACGTCGACTTCGTGCAGACTCACCACTACGAGCCCGATCCGCGCCAGGTCGTCAAACGCATTACCGCCAACAGCGATCTGGCTCGCGGACACAAGCCCTACCACGTCGGCGAGTTCGGCTTTCTCAGCACCGAGGCCCTGCGCTCCATCATCGATACGGTCATCGAACGCAAGATCGCCGGCGCTTTGCTCTGGAGCCTCCGCTGCCGGAGCCGCGATGGAGGGTTCTACTGGCATCACGAACCGCTGGGCGGCGACTTCTTCAAAGCCTATCACTGGCCGGGCTTCGCGAGCGGCGAACGCTACGACGAACGCGGGCTGATGAGCCTGCTGCGGACCAAGGCCTTCGAGATCCGGGGCCTCACCCCGCCCCCTCTGCCCGCCCCCGCCGCCCCCAGACTGCTGACCGTCGACAACGGCGGAATGATCAGCTGGCAGGGCTCCGTCGGGGCCGCCTCCTACGACGTCGAACGGGCCCCTGCCCTCCTGGGACCCTGGAAGACCATCGCCACCGACGTGTCCGAGGCCGACGTCCAGTACCGCCCCCTCGATGTGGACTACTCGGCCAGGCCGGGTGAGTCCTACCACTACCGCATCTTGGCCCGTAACCATTCCGGGACATCCGAGCCCTCGAACACCGTCGGCCCGGTCAAAATCGACCACCAAACCCTCGTCGATGAATTCCGCAACGATTCCCGTATCTACCTCAAGCAGGGCAAGGTCCAGTTCCGCGAGAACGAGGCTCGCAAGTTCAAGGAGGATTGCCACCGTTTGGCCGGCGAGCGCGACAGCGGGGTCGTCTACCGTGCCGCCGACGGCATCCGAATGGTGCGACTGTTCGTGTACACCCTCGCCGATCAGCAGGATGTGACCGTCGCGTTCTCGAAGGACGGAACCAACTTCGAGCCCGCCGAACTGGCCGTGACCCGCACCACCACCTACGGTGGCTCGCTCTACGGTTTCATGCAATCCGCGCTCTATTCGGCCAAGGGCGGCGGCGCCGACAGCCGATATGTGAAAGTGACTTTCCGGACCGAGGCCCAGATCGGCAGAGTCGAGATCGAGCATGGCCGCGCTGACTGA
- the ilvC gene encoding ketol-acid reductoisomerase, translating into MPVTIYYDRDADLGVLKGKKIAILGYGSQGHAHAQNLRDSGMNVTVAELPGTDNYRLAVEHKFAPISAAEATKSCDLLIMTLPDELQARIFRSEIAENLKPGKAIGFTHGFNIHYGQIVPPEGVDVIMIAPKGPGHLLRSEFVKGGGVPCLVAVEKNATGKALQTALAWGSGIGGGRAGILETTFKDETESDLFGEQVVLCGGVTALVKTAFETLLEAGYPEEICYFEVMHELKLIVDLFYQGGINYMRYSVSNTAEYGDLTRGPRIITEETRQEMREILKEIQTGEFAREWLLENQVGRPTFNALYKKDYNHPVEVVGRRLRKMMKWIDVKEV; encoded by the coding sequence ATGCCAGTAACGATTTACTACGATCGAGATGCGGACCTTGGCGTGCTCAAGGGCAAGAAGATCGCCATCCTGGGGTATGGCAGCCAGGGTCACGCTCATGCCCAGAACCTCCGCGATTCGGGGATGAACGTCACCGTGGCTGAACTGCCGGGCACGGACAACTACAGACTCGCGGTCGAGCACAAGTTTGCGCCGATCAGCGCGGCGGAGGCCACCAAGTCCTGCGATCTGCTGATCATGACACTCCCGGACGAACTGCAGGCTCGGATTTTCAGGAGCGAGATCGCCGAGAACCTCAAACCAGGTAAGGCGATCGGCTTCACCCATGGGTTCAACATTCACTATGGTCAGATTGTTCCGCCGGAGGGGGTGGATGTCATCATGATTGCCCCGAAAGGCCCGGGGCACCTGCTCCGCAGCGAGTTTGTGAAGGGTGGCGGCGTGCCCTGCCTGGTGGCGGTCGAGAAGAACGCGACCGGCAAGGCCCTGCAGACTGCGCTAGCCTGGGGTTCGGGCATTGGCGGCGGCCGTGCGGGCATTCTGGAGACGACGTTCAAGGATGAGACCGAGAGTGACCTGTTCGGGGAGCAGGTGGTGTTGTGCGGCGGGGTGACGGCCCTGGTCAAGACTGCGTTCGAGACGTTGCTGGAGGCCGGCTACCCGGAGGAGATCTGCTACTTCGAGGTCATGCACGAGTTGAAGCTGATCGTCGACCTTTTCTACCAGGGTGGCATCAACTACATGCGTTACAGCGTGAGCAATACTGCCGAGTACGGTGATCTGACCCGCGGCCCGCGGATCATCACCGAGGAGACACGGCAGGAGATGCGCGAGATTCTGAAGGAGATCCAGACCGGCGAGTTCGCCCGCGAGTGGCTGCTGGAGAATCAGGTTGGCCGGCCGACGTTCAACGCCCTGTACAAGAAGGACTACAACCACCCGGTCGAGGTGGTGGGCCGCCGTCTCCGCAAGATGATGAAGTGGATCGACGTCAAGGAAGTCTGA
- a CDS encoding phosphoribosylanthranilate isomerase, with amino-acid sequence MAGGGWVACHQDGDDLRVKICGITNSADALVAAVAGADAIGLNFVGGPRQISVGVAAAILESLPPLVTPVALVRLQDGRLSDGVAELLGRYRVSHLQVYGPVAAGAIDALACDGFCVMPVIAVRGVDFAREAVLWRDCRAGRPRAVVLDSYDPLKEGGTGTVFHWEIIPAAVASGAIRGWPPIILAGGLRPGNVAEAVQVARPFGVDVSSGVEVEGSPGRKDAAKVREFVLNARAAAGRLSS; translated from the coding sequence ATGGCGGGTGGAGGGTGGGTCGCCTGCCACCAGGATGGTGACGATTTGCGGGTCAAGATCTGCGGGATAACGAACAGCGCCGACGCGCTGGTTGCGGCCGTTGCCGGGGCCGACGCTATCGGTCTGAACTTTGTAGGCGGCCCGCGGCAGATTTCCGTGGGGGTAGCCGCCGCGATTCTGGAATCGCTGCCGCCCCTGGTCACTCCCGTGGCCCTGGTTCGCCTGCAGGACGGCCGGCTGTCCGACGGGGTGGCGGAGCTGCTTGGCCGCTACCGAGTCTCGCACCTGCAGGTCTACGGCCCGGTGGCGGCCGGAGCGATAGACGCCCTGGCCTGCGACGGTTTCTGTGTCATGCCGGTGATTGCGGTCCGTGGGGTGGACTTCGCCCGGGAAGCGGTTCTCTGGCGGGACTGCCGGGCCGGCCGGCCCCGGGCCGTGGTGCTCGACAGCTATGACCCCTTGAAGGAAGGTGGAACCGGTACAGTATTCCATTGGGAGATCATTCCAGCCGCGGTGGCGTCCGGAGCGATCCGGGGCTGGCCGCCGATCATTCTGGCGGGGGGGCTGAGGCCCGGGAATGTTGCCGAGGCGGTGCAGGTGGCCCGCCCCTTCGGGGTGGATGTCTCGTCCGGTGTAGAAGTGGAGGGTTCTCCAGGGCGGAAGGACGCCGCCAAGGTCCGGGAGTTTGTCCTCAATGCCCGAGCTGCGGCGGGCCGTTTGTCCTCGTAA
- the nadD gene encoding nicotinate-nucleotide adenylyltransferase: MAGGIALFGGSFNPIHHGHLIIARAVAETLDLARLVLIPSANPPHKIGQDLADAADRLEMVRLAVADEALFEVSDTEIRRRGTSYTILTLEEYRSRLAPGEDLYWIIGGDTISELHTWYRARELVDLCRIVTAVRPGFETPDLSVLQPTLSAGQVERLRQGILQTPRVDISATDVRRRVAEGLSIRFLVPEAVREYIERKDLYR, translated from the coding sequence ATGGCCGGCGGCATCGCTCTTTTTGGTGGCAGTTTCAACCCGATTCACCACGGGCACTTGATCATTGCACGGGCGGTGGCCGAGACGCTGGATCTCGCCCGGCTGGTCCTGATTCCGTCGGCCAACCCGCCACACAAGATCGGCCAGGACTTGGCCGATGCCGCCGATCGCCTGGAAATGGTTCGGCTGGCCGTCGCGGACGAAGCGCTCTTCGAGGTGAGCGACACCGAGATTCGTCGTCGGGGAACCAGCTACACCATTCTCACGCTTGAGGAGTACCGTTCTCGGCTGGCCCCGGGAGAGGATCTCTACTGGATCATCGGCGGCGACACGATTTCGGAGCTACACACCTGGTATCGGGCCCGCGAGCTGGTGGACTTGTGCCGGATTGTGACCGCCGTCCGACCGGGGTTCGAGACACCTGACCTGTCCGTGCTGCAGCCGACGCTTTCGGCCGGGCAGGTTGAGCGCCTTCGACAGGGGATTCTCCAGACGCCGCGGGTGGACATCTCCGCCACCGACGTCCGTCGGCGTGTGGCGGAGGGCTTGTCGATCCGTTTCCTGGTGCCGGAGGCGGTGCGGGAGTACATCGAGCGGAAGGATCTGTACCGCTAG